A portion of the Anaerobranca californiensis DSM 14826 genome contains these proteins:
- the cas2 gene encoding CRISPR-associated endonuclease Cas2 produces the protein MFVILVYDVEQKRVNKVLKTCRKYLYWVQNSVLEGEITESKLTKLKMELEKIIKKDKDSVIIYRFPTKKYQVIETIGIKKGGEDNII, from the coding sequence ATGTTTGTGATATTAGTTTATGATGTAGAACAAAAGCGGGTTAACAAGGTATTAAAAACCTGTAGAAAGTATTTATATTGGGTACAAAACTCTGTTTTAGAAGGTGAGATTACTGAAAGTAAATTAACAAAATTAAAAATGGAGTTAGAAAAAATAATAAAAAAAGACAAAGATTCTGTGATTATCTATAGATTTCCAACTAAAAAGTATCAAGTAATAGAGACAATTGGTATTAAGAAAGGAGGAGAAGATAATATAATATAA